A genomic window from Parvularcula sp. LCG005 includes:
- a CDS encoding rod shape-determining protein, giving the protein MLSSLFGMLSADMAIDLGTANTLVYVKGRGIVLNEPSVVAIETRNGKKIVRAVGNEAKEMLGRTPGAIQAIRPMRDGVIADFEVAEAMISHFIRKVHNRRAFASPRIVICVPSGATAVERRAIMESALSAGARRVDLIEEPMAAAYGANLPVSEPTGSMVVDIGGGTTEVAVLSLDGIVYSRSVRVGGDTMDDAIVSFIRREFNLLIGESSAERIKKEVGSAMILKDAPEVTITIKGRDLMHGVPKEVRITAAQVSEALKEPVSAIIEAVKVALEATPPELAADIVDTGIMLTGGGALLKNLDQVLRDETGLPVSIAEDPLSCVALGTGAVLEHSKMRSALSSTG; this is encoded by the coding sequence ATGCTGTCATCTTTGTTCGGAATGCTATCTGCCGATATGGCCATTGACCTGGGGACGGCGAACACGCTGGTCTACGTCAAGGGGCGCGGCATTGTCCTGAACGAGCCTTCCGTCGTCGCCATCGAAACCCGAAACGGTAAGAAAATCGTCCGGGCGGTAGGGAACGAAGCGAAGGAAATGCTTGGCCGGACGCCCGGCGCCATTCAGGCCATCCGGCCGATGCGCGACGGTGTCATTGCCGATTTCGAAGTCGCTGAAGCCATGATCAGTCACTTTATCCGCAAGGTTCACAATCGCCGTGCGTTTGCCAGCCCCCGCATCGTCATCTGCGTCCCTTCAGGCGCGACCGCGGTTGAGCGTCGCGCCATCATGGAATCTGCCCTGTCGGCAGGCGCGCGCCGCGTCGATCTGATCGAAGAGCCCATGGCCGCAGCTTACGGCGCCAATCTGCCCGTGTCCGAGCCAACCGGCTCCATGGTCGTGGATATTGGCGGCGGAACGACGGAAGTGGCGGTACTGTCCCTCGACGGCATCGTCTATTCCCGCTCCGTGCGCGTGGGCGGTGATACGATGGACGATGCGATCGTCAGTTTCATTCGCCGCGAATTCAACCTTCTGATCGGTGAAAGCTCCGCGGAACGCATCAAGAAGGAAGTCGGCTCGGCCATGATCCTGAAGGATGCGCCAGAGGTCACAATTACGATCAAGGGCCGCGACCTGATGCACGGTGTGCCGAAGGAAGTCCGCATTACCGCAGCGCAGGTCAGCGAAGCGCTCAAAGAGCCAGTTTCGGCAATCATCGAAGCGGTCAAGGTCGCCCTTGAAGCGACACCGCCTGAGCTGGCAGCCGACATTGTCGATACTGGCATCATGCTGACAGGCGGCGGTGCGCTTCTAAAAAATCTCGATCAGGTGCTGCGTGACGAGACCGGGTTGCCGGTGTCGATCGCCGAAGATCCGCTCTCCTGCGTCGCCCTCGGGACGGGTGCCGTGCTCGAGCATTCGAAAATGCGCAGCGCCCTGTCGTCGACTGGCTGA
- a CDS encoding lysozyme, with protein sequence MKTGDTGLNLIKAYEGLRLSAQSEQRPSADGTTGDPVWSIGYGHKNTARQGMTVTEREASRLLAEDIAPIETIIRNTVRAPLNQNEHDALVSLIFNIGEKNWKRSTVLAKLNDGDKLAAAEAFERWSRARVDGRLVKLDGLVRRRAAEKSLFLMPTDAELVVPTSEVVPADECDGAIRSESNMANAPLFDLKEYRRSQGRNLTDVEKEGRLTALYHASQALSGDPSKMIVSKAEEREDIGVTIGAAMAGVMAFAMTILGAILVLQTRWPDLLSVIGLGPRQLARLEADLPLWLLGSGAAACYFILYVLAKRATRHGLKRRRAMEIARVRYTD encoded by the coding sequence ATGAAGACGGGGGATACCGGCCTCAATCTCATCAAAGCCTATGAGGGGCTGCGCCTGTCCGCTCAGAGCGAGCAGCGTCCCAGTGCCGATGGGACCACCGGCGATCCCGTCTGGAGCATTGGTTACGGGCACAAGAATACGGCCCGGCAGGGGATGACCGTGACCGAGCGGGAGGCTTCCCGCCTTCTTGCTGAAGACATCGCGCCCATCGAGACGATTATCCGCAATACGGTTCGCGCACCGCTGAACCAGAACGAACATGATGCGCTCGTATCGCTGATCTTCAATATCGGTGAGAAGAACTGGAAGCGTTCGACCGTTCTGGCCAAACTGAATGATGGCGACAAGCTCGCTGCTGCGGAAGCATTTGAACGGTGGAGCCGCGCCCGGGTCGATGGCCGCCTCGTCAAGCTAGATGGTCTGGTCCGTCGCCGCGCGGCCGAGAAATCGCTGTTTCTCATGCCGACTGATGCGGAGCTTGTCGTGCCGACATCCGAAGTGGTGCCGGCCGATGAATGCGACGGGGCGATCCGCTCTGAAAGCAACATGGCCAATGCGCCGCTCTTCGATCTCAAGGAGTATCGCCGCAGTCAGGGTCGCAATCTCACCGATGTCGAGAAGGAAGGCCGCCTGACGGCCCTCTATCATGCCTCCCAGGCGCTCAGCGGCGATCCCAGCAAGATGATCGTCTCCAAGGCTGAGGAGCGCGAAGATATCGGCGTGACCATCGGGGCCGCCATGGCCGGAGTCATGGCGTTTGCGATGACCATTCTCGGGGCCATTCTGGTCCTTCAGACCCGTTGGCCGGACCTGTTGTCTGTCATCGGTCTGGGCCCGCGCCAACTGGCCCGTCTTGAAGCGGATCTGCCCCTGTGGCTGCTCGGCTCAGGCGCTGCGGCCTGTTATTTCATCCTGTACGTTCTGGCCAAGCGCGCGACGCGCCACGGTCTGAAACGTCGTCGCGCGATGGAAATCGCGAGGGTTCGCTACACCGATTGA
- the bcp gene encoding thioredoxin-dependent thiol peroxidase: MVETGKKAPKFKMPTDTGETVTLDSFKGRKLVLYFYPKDDTSGCTKEAIAFSELLPAFEEAGIAVLGVSKDTVQKHAKFREKHELTVPLASDEEGETVEAYGVWVEKSMYGKTYMGIERATFLIDEKGIVREIWHKVKVPGHAEVVLEAATALG; this comes from the coding sequence ATGGTCGAGACTGGAAAAAAAGCACCAAAATTCAAGATGCCCACCGACACCGGCGAAACCGTGACGCTGGACAGCTTCAAGGGCCGCAAGCTCGTTTTGTACTTCTACCCGAAGGACGACACGTCGGGGTGCACCAAGGAAGCGATCGCGTTTTCCGAATTGCTGCCCGCGTTCGAGGAGGCCGGCATTGCGGTTCTGGGTGTATCCAAAGACACAGTGCAGAAGCACGCCAAGTTCAGGGAAAAGCATGAGCTGACTGTGCCCCTGGCCTCCGACGAGGAAGGCGAAACGGTCGAAGCCTATGGCGTGTGGGTCGAAAAAAGCATGTACGGCAAGACCTATATGGGCATCGAACGGGCCACTTTTCTGATCGACGAAAAAGGCATCGTTCGTGAAATCTGGCACAAGGTGAAGGTGCCCGGCCATGCTGAGGTGGTTCTTGAAGCCGCCACGGCACTGGGTTGA
- a CDS encoding peptidoglycan DD-metalloendopeptidase family protein, with product MGRVFGRLFRERQIYHRADGVVRFVKLSSRTQLVMAVVMGASLLWVAYSSVNVVFKEQIIVSKDQERRDQEAAYRRRLQTAETAYDQVNALNYIYAREFDATITGLKGQHDALRSLVENKSAIDRRIEALSETLSATGAPGGKQSDSTNRLMIDPVGREPTPRQSRISALRDDALRGILEQRVAEGIDDEVLADMRSETADLSARQVVLMASLEEDMRKSIREMAEILQHTGIDVATIVDGYRLAAVTPDPSAEDYTGQGGPLIPVTSVASSTTYFKSAARIDEIMTEMRTLNTAIENLPLSNPIAVRHRMSSTFGWRWDPVQKTKRAPHKGLDFAAPRNSPVLATGKGRVSFAGVRGGFGRTVEIDHGNGLKTRYGHLNKINVRAGQEVNMLDVIGLLGSTGRSTGNHVHYEVLFKGRQVDPLKFIEAGRYVFES from the coding sequence ATGGGACGCGTCTTTGGACGCCTGTTCCGCGAACGCCAGATCTACCACCGAGCCGACGGCGTAGTCCGTTTCGTCAAGCTGTCGTCCCGGACCCAGCTTGTCATGGCCGTTGTCATGGGCGCCAGCCTTCTCTGGGTGGCCTATTCTTCCGTCAACGTGGTCTTCAAGGAACAGATTATTGTTTCCAAGGACCAGGAGCGCCGCGACCAGGAAGCGGCCTATCGCCGTCGCCTACAGACCGCGGAAACGGCCTATGATCAGGTCAACGCCCTCAACTATATATACGCGCGCGAATTCGACGCCACGATCACCGGTCTGAAGGGGCAGCACGACGCCCTGCGCAGTCTGGTCGAAAACAAGTCGGCCATCGATCGCCGGATCGAAGCGCTGTCCGAAACCCTTTCGGCCACAGGCGCCCCAGGCGGCAAGCAGTCCGACAGCACCAACCGCCTGATGATCGACCCGGTGGGCCGCGAACCAACGCCCCGTCAGTCCCGCATTTCAGCCCTGCGCGATGACGCCCTGCGCGGCATTCTTGAGCAGCGCGTGGCCGAAGGTATTGATGACGAAGTCCTTGCCGACATGCGCAGCGAGACGGCGGACCTGTCCGCGCGGCAGGTTGTCCTGATGGCCAGCCTCGAAGAGGACATGCGCAAGTCGATCCGCGAGATGGCAGAAATTCTTCAGCACACCGGCATCGACGTCGCGACCATTGTCGATGGCTATCGCCTGGCGGCCGTCACACCTGATCCGTCCGCAGAAGACTATACCGGCCAGGGTGGTCCCCTCATCCCGGTGACCAGCGTTGCCTCTTCCACGACCTATTTCAAAAGCGCCGCCCGGATTGACGAGATCATGACGGAGATGCGGACGCTGAATACAGCCATCGAAAATCTCCCCCTCTCCAACCCCATTGCCGTCCGTCACCGGATGAGTTCCACCTTCGGCTGGCGCTGGGACCCTGTCCAGAAGACAAAGCGTGCGCCTCACAAGGGGCTCGATTTCGCCGCACCCCGCAACTCCCCCGTCCTCGCCACTGGCAAGGGCCGGGTTTCATTTGCAGGGGTACGCGGTGGCTTTGGCCGGACCGTTGAAATTGACCATGGCAATGGTCTGAAGACGCGTTATGGTCACCTTAACAAGATCAACGTTCGAGCCGGCCAAGAGGTCAACATGCTCGACGTTATCGGTCTGCTGGGCAGCACAGGCCGCAGTACGGGGAACCACGTACACTACGAAGTCCTGTTCAAGGGACGTCAGGTGGACCCCCTCAAGTTCATAGAGGCAGGTCGTTATGTTTTCGAAAGCTAA
- a CDS encoding ferritin-like domain-containing protein gives MIALRPALATILQTVDPREKAALTRSTVAEARRGWECFDPPGDAAPWPDPAVRDRPPLRSPTEMPKRGLGSVQGRVALLHAVCHIELNAIDLAVDMAGRFGPTLAEADQRAFILDWLQVADDEARHFVMIADRLHELGASYGDLPAHNGLWQAAARTHDDLMGRLVIAPMVLEARGLDVTPLMIDKLRRNRDEISADLLLVIFDEEIGHVATGSHWFRHLCALKKIAPDETFHAMVEAYFPGGLKRPFNEPARTKSGVPRDWYEGLAAD, from the coding sequence ATGATAGCGCTTCGCCCTGCCCTGGCCACGATTCTTCAAACGGTCGATCCGCGAGAGAAAGCGGCGCTGACGCGGTCCACGGTGGCAGAGGCAAGGCGGGGATGGGAATGCTTTGACCCGCCCGGCGACGCGGCCCCATGGCCCGATCCGGCAGTGCGTGACCGTCCCCCTCTCAGGTCCCCGACGGAGATGCCGAAACGGGGCCTGGGTTCAGTACAGGGCCGGGTCGCCCTCCTCCACGCCGTCTGTCACATCGAGTTGAACGCCATTGACCTTGCAGTGGACATGGCCGGGCGATTTGGCCCCACCCTGGCCGAAGCCGACCAGCGCGCGTTCATCCTCGACTGGCTGCAGGTGGCGGATGACGAGGCGCGTCATTTTGTCATGATTGCCGACCGCCTGCACGAACTGGGGGCCAGTTACGGTGACCTGCCCGCTCACAACGGTCTGTGGCAGGCGGCGGCGCGCACGCATGACGATCTGATGGGCCGCCTCGTCATTGCGCCCATGGTGCTGGAAGCCCGTGGTCTCGATGTGACGCCCCTGATGATCGACAAGCTGCGACGGAACAGGGACGAGATCAGCGCGGACCTCCTGCTGGTCATTTTCGATGAGGAGATCGGGCACGTGGCCACCGGCTCCCATTGGTTCAGGCACCTCTGCGCCCTCAAAAAAATCGCGCCGGATGAAACGTTTCATGCTATGGTGGAGGCCTACTTCCCCGGCGGCCTGAAACGACCGTTCAATGAGCCGGCACGCACCAAGAGTGGCGTGCCCAGAGACTGGTATGAGGGCCTTGCAGCCGACTGA
- a CDS encoding polymer-forming cytoskeletal protein, with protein sequence MFSKAKSKEAATPREVTEAQDAETLKRSATAKQAPRQRPAGRPGVPSIISADVVITGKMEADGEVQFDGVIDGDLHAKGLVIGEGARVNGAVVAEKVRVCGAVEGEIRAVEVELAATALVHGDITHTSLQIESGARFDGNCRHSDDPMTASAPIKKTSTPRSAPLPPPGQASMATDDADVPSEIVDEPETMELAEAKKARSQLTARNETVDERPLVKRPATANLR encoded by the coding sequence ATGTTTTCGAAAGCTAAATCCAAAGAAGCGGCAACACCGCGCGAAGTGACGGAAGCGCAGGACGCCGAGACGCTGAAACGTAGCGCGACGGCCAAACAGGCCCCTCGTCAACGCCCTGCCGGACGCCCCGGCGTGCCGTCCATCATCTCTGCCGACGTGGTCATCACGGGCAAGATGGAAGCCGATGGTGAAGTTCAGTTCGATGGCGTAATCGATGGCGACCTGCACGCAAAAGGCCTCGTCATTGGCGAAGGCGCCCGTGTGAATGGTGCGGTTGTCGCCGAAAAAGTCCGGGTCTGCGGCGCCGTCGAGGGCGAAATTCGCGCCGTCGAAGTCGAGCTCGCCGCCACGGCGCTCGTACATGGTGACATCACCCATACCTCGCTGCAGATTGAAAGCGGCGCCCGCTTTGACGGCAATTGTCGGCACTCGGACGATCCGATGACAGCCAGCGCACCGATCAAAAAGACGAGCACGCCGCGGTCAGCCCCCCTGCCGCCTCCCGGCCAGGCATCAATGGCAACGGACGATGCGGATGTGCCATCGGAGATCGTGGACGAGCCTGAAACCATGGAACTGGCCGAAGCCAAGAAGGCGCGTAGCCAGCTGACTGCACGAAACGAAACGGTGGATGAGCGGCCATTGGTCAAACGTCCGGCGACAGCCAATCTGCGCTGA
- a CDS encoding DUF1489 domain-containing protein: MTVHLMKLSVGVQNADDLRRRHRSMMASQPSMAGPWHITRMFPRRAEEVLDGGSLYWVISGVFAVRQKIIGLEPVTTADGISRCQILLAPEWVTVDPLPRRAFQGWRYLTPEDAPADMGTDKADSQQLYRALSELGLL; encoded by the coding sequence TTGACCGTCCATCTCATGAAGTTGAGCGTCGGCGTTCAGAACGCCGACGATCTGCGTCGCCGTCACCGTTCGATGATGGCGAGCCAGCCTTCCATGGCCGGGCCGTGGCACATTACGCGGATGTTTCCGCGCCGCGCCGAGGAGGTGCTGGATGGTGGCAGCCTTTATTGGGTCATCAGCGGTGTTTTTGCAGTTCGACAGAAAATCATCGGGCTCGAGCCGGTGACCACTGCGGATGGCATCAGTCGATGTCAAATTCTCTTGGCGCCTGAATGGGTTACCGTTGATCCGCTGCCGCGCCGAGCGTTTCAGGGGTGGCGATATCTGACCCCGGAAGACGCACCAGCCGATATGGGGACGGACAAAGCGGATAGTCAGCAGCTTTACCGCGCGCTATCTGAATTGGGACTGCTTTAA
- a CDS encoding VTT domain-containing protein, giving the protein MITLFQQLGRFLNNMDSKAMTSALVTLALFAFVTVMLVYGTDWLGINQHAVNDIMYSVEQSPFALIGLIAVFSALALTGFPQTLLIAGTVAVFGAQQGAIYSWIATMCSATLTFILGHAFGGRFVRKLSAGRAATMIKVMQEHGLLASMIVRWTPSAPFIVINSICGAAHIPFWKFGTGTGIGILPKILFISIFTHQVDDIVGFFQSRNLKDLIVIGSLIAGWIIFLLVVRWLYRRLRNSTLQGLDSDA; this is encoded by the coding sequence ATGATTACTCTTTTCCAGCAGCTGGGCCGCTTTCTGAACAACATGGATTCAAAAGCCATGACCTCAGCGCTGGTCACCCTGGCGCTGTTCGCCTTTGTGACGGTCATGCTGGTCTATGGCACGGACTGGCTGGGCATCAACCAGCATGCCGTCAACGATATCATGTACTCGGTCGAACAGAGCCCCTTTGCCCTGATCGGCCTGATCGCGGTTTTCTCGGCGCTGGCCCTGACGGGCTTTCCGCAGACCCTGCTGATCGCGGGCACGGTGGCCGTCTTTGGCGCCCAGCAGGGGGCGATCTACAGCTGGATCGCCACCATGTGCTCGGCGACGCTGACCTTTATTCTCGGCCACGCCTTTGGCGGACGTTTTGTGCGCAAGCTGAGCGCGGGACGGGCGGCAACGATGATCAAGGTGATGCAGGAGCACGGGCTTCTCGCCAGCATGATTGTCCGCTGGACGCCCTCTGCACCGTTCATCGTGATCAATTCGATCTGCGGCGCGGCGCACATTCCTTTTTGGAAATTCGGCACGGGAACGGGTATCGGCATCTTGCCGAAGATCCTGTTCATCTCCATCTTTACACATCAGGTTGATGATATTGTCGGCTTCTTCCAGAGCCGGAACCTCAAAGACCTTATCGTGATCGGCAGTCTGATTGCCGGCTGGATCATCTTCCTTCTCGTCGTGCGATGGCTGTATAGACGGCTGCGCAACAGTACGTTGCAGGGGCTTGATTCTGATGCATGA
- a CDS encoding AsmA-like C-terminal region-containing protein has product MTGRPMSKTRAFRVACGHCGRWTLRGAAFGAAILSTLVIFLFSMLGVDGVSLGMARPSVERLLAERLNADDVQVGTIRLLRDRRGDAPFRLTINDIHVDRRDGSGIDIPGLAIQLDGGDFFRGRTMPRFIEVRGADISVERRSGSVAVAGQDDDGQSFDIADIISTARQNGFEGALLTDLDLAYTNTETGASFHAKAGEARLIAGPEGYAFGMVVSYSGSERQALILDIQANDKTGEISATLAADGAPAGSILPLFIGEGTDISLDADISGTMTATGTLTDGFTMMGVSLHTAQGKLKVLRQEVPVGHMTLDSTFDPVRQRLEVSSLSYDIAENAGELAGVLDLAFVDGVFRRLEFDLAATDLVLDPGQFLPQALPIVSASTRGALDLGTNELRFDQIDAAYFGARIAGKMSYLLPETAGQAPGLKADLAIEGVVSPSEVLRGWPTGAARDARGWIDENLPAADLFNVVYHMDIPRGVIEPTGGLPDEYLDLTFDARNATVIYVPGMTPIKRLKAKGHLRGNSFALDVSSGRVKDINVVGGKVRMDRFVPKGDEASFSVRLAGPLRSMLALLDEPPLGYMTAAELDPALFEGDAAFNLTVTRPMLSEVPEEDYGFSGTGSFSNVSIESIGPGIPVSNGQGTVTLTDQALVIKGSGESEGTPATFEVSRQLGGAQSLRLVVDAALDATAADAIGLPLRRFVRGTAPSHLVATGGADGFDRLEVRSDLSATTIATDDDNIVKARGEPGDAFFAMTFGEEGDPLNLETIRLSMARANVEGNARLTEDGGLISLELPRLFIEGAADLSLRLGREAGLLSISVDGEYADLSPLVDAMMNRDGDSAPLPGAIAFDGNLAQVDLNGGVRVRDVSFTGRHDGLGMRSGKAVGTFATGGTLSIDVSANPYGIGKDIRVVTDQFGKLLNGLFGISTLSGGDAMLTATAIDNGPLAGTIRATDIRMQDAPTIARLLSVGSFDGLANVLNGEGLEFDELQGDVQIEAGVLRLVDARMTGSALGLSANGEVDMARGQFGLRGAVAPAYAVNSLFGNVPGLGELFVSREGEGVFAMAYRIDGPVATPTITVNSLSALTPGIFRRVFEPAEEDAPSTDELLSAAEESAGLNEAIDFVSTPELLREYEERRKNRVVP; this is encoded by the coding sequence ATGACCGGACGACCCATGAGCAAGACCAGAGCATTCCGCGTTGCCTGTGGGCACTGCGGACGCTGGACCTTGCGCGGGGCGGCATTCGGCGCGGCGATTCTTTCCACTCTGGTCATCTTCCTGTTTTCCATGCTCGGTGTGGACGGCGTCTCGCTTGGCATGGCTCGCCCGTCGGTCGAGCGGCTGCTGGCCGAGCGGCTGAATGCGGACGACGTGCAGGTCGGGACCATCCGTCTGCTGCGGGACCGGCGCGGCGATGCGCCATTCCGGCTGACAATCAACGACATTCACGTGGATCGGCGGGATGGCAGCGGGATCGACATTCCCGGTCTTGCGATCCAGCTCGATGGCGGTGACTTTTTCCGGGGCCGGACCATGCCGCGCTTCATTGAAGTGCGCGGCGCTGATATTTCTGTCGAACGCCGGTCTGGTTCAGTAGCCGTGGCAGGCCAGGACGATGACGGGCAGAGTTTTGATATCGCGGATATCATCAGTACCGCGCGCCAGAACGGCTTTGAAGGCGCGCTGCTGACCGACCTCGACCTTGCCTACACCAATACCGAAACGGGGGCGTCGTTCCACGCGAAGGCCGGTGAGGCGCGGCTGATTGCGGGGCCTGAGGGGTACGCTTTTGGCATGGTCGTGTCTTATTCCGGTTCTGAGAGGCAGGCGCTGATTCTCGATATTCAGGCCAATGACAAAACCGGTGAAATCTCGGCGACACTGGCGGCAGATGGCGCCCCGGCGGGTTCAATCCTGCCGCTTTTTATCGGCGAGGGGACCGATATTTCGCTGGACGCCGACATTTCCGGCACAATGACCGCAACAGGTACGCTGACCGACGGCTTCACGATGATGGGCGTTTCCCTTCATACAGCCCAGGGCAAGCTGAAGGTCCTGCGGCAAGAGGTGCCGGTCGGGCACATGACCCTGGACAGCACATTTGATCCGGTCCGCCAGCGGCTGGAGGTCTCGTCGCTTTCCTATGACATTGCGGAGAATGCGGGCGAGCTGGCCGGGGTTCTTGATCTGGCCTTTGTGGATGGCGTGTTCCGTCGCCTCGAATTCGATCTGGCGGCCACTGACCTTGTGCTCGATCCGGGTCAGTTTCTGCCCCAGGCCTTGCCGATCGTGTCGGCCTCAACCCGCGGCGCCCTTGATCTTGGAACGAACGAACTTCGATTTGACCAGATTGATGCGGCCTATTTCGGTGCCCGCATTGCCGGCAAGATGAGTTATCTCCTGCCGGAGACGGCCGGGCAGGCACCGGGCCTGAAGGCGGATCTTGCCATCGAAGGGGTGGTTTCGCCGAGTGAGGTGCTGCGTGGCTGGCCGACCGGTGCGGCCCGGGATGCCCGAGGATGGATCGATGAAAATCTTCCGGCCGCTGATCTGTTCAATGTGGTCTATCACATGGATATTCCCCGCGGCGTCATTGAACCCACGGGCGGCTTGCCGGATGAATATCTCGACCTGACATTCGATGCGCGCAACGCCACCGTCATCTATGTTCCCGGCATGACGCCGATCAAGCGCCTGAAGGCCAAGGGGCATCTGCGCGGCAACAGTTTCGCCCTCGATGTCTCCAGCGGGCGGGTAAAGGACATCAATGTCGTTGGCGGCAAGGTGCGGATGGACCGCTTTGTGCCCAAGGGCGATGAAGCGTCGTTCAGTGTGCGGCTCGCGGGCCCCTTGCGGTCCATGCTGGCACTGCTCGACGAACCGCCGCTCGGCTATATGACGGCCGCCGAACTGGACCCCGCCCTGTTTGAAGGGGATGCAGCGTTCAACCTGACCGTCACTCGGCCAATGCTGTCCGAAGTGCCCGAGGAAGATTATGGCTTCAGCGGGACAGGGTCGTTCAGTAATGTCAGTATTGAGAGTATCGGTCCCGGGATTCCTGTCAGCAATGGACAGGGCACCGTTACGCTGACGGATCAGGCGCTGGTCATCAAAGGGTCAGGTGAGAGTGAAGGCACGCCCGCGACATTCGAGGTGTCCCGACAACTGGGCGGCGCCCAGTCTCTTCGCCTTGTCGTCGATGCGGCGCTTGATGCCACAGCGGCGGATGCCATCGGCCTGCCGCTCCGCCGCTTTGTGCGCGGCACGGCACCCTCGCATCTCGTGGCCACCGGGGGCGCGGACGGCTTTGACCGACTGGAAGTGCGCTCGGACCTTTCGGCCACCACGATTGCGACGGATGACGACAATATCGTCAAGGCGCGAGGGGAGCCGGGCGATGCCTTCTTTGCCATGACCTTTGGGGAGGAGGGTGATCCGCTTAATCTGGAGACCATCCGCCTGTCGATGGCCCGCGCGAATGTCGAGGGCAATGCCCGCCTGACCGAGGATGGCGGGCTGATCAGTCTTGAACTCCCGCGCCTGTTTATCGAGGGGGCCGCGGACCTTTCGCTTCGCCTGGGCCGCGAGGCAGGCCTGCTGTCAATCTCCGTAGACGGCGAATATGCTGATCTGTCGCCTCTCGTGGACGCCATGATGAACAGGGACGGCGACAGCGCACCTCTGCCGGGCGCAATCGCCTTCGATGGCAACTTGGCACAGGTCGATCTCAATGGCGGCGTGCGCGTGCGGGATGTCAGCTTTACCGGCCGTCACGATGGACTGGGGATGCGGAGCGGCAAGGCCGTGGGCACCTTTGCCACCGGCGGGACGCTGTCCATTGACGTGTCAGCCAACCCGTACGGTATTGGCAAGGATATCCGTGTGGTGACGGATCAGTTTGGCAAATTGCTCAATGGTCTGTTCGGGATCAGCACCCTCTCAGGCGGCGATGCGATGCTGACCGCCACAGCCATCGACAATGGCCCACTCGCTGGCACCATTCGCGCAACGGACATCCGGATGCAGGATGCGCCCACCATTGCGCGGCTTCTGTCCGTGGGCTCATTTGATGGTCTGGCCAATGTCCTGAACGGCGAGGGCCTGGAGTTCGACGAGCTGCAGGGCGACGTCCAGATTGAGGCAGGGGTGCTGCGCCTGGTCGACGCCCGAATGACGGGGTCAGCCCTTGGTTTGTCAGCCAACGGCGAAGTGGACATGGCCCGGGGCCAGTTCGGGCTGCGCGGCGCCGTGGCACCGGCCTATGCCGTGAACAGTCTGTTTGGAAACGTGCCCGGCCTCGGGGAGCTCTTCGTCTCGCGCGAAGGGGAAGGCGTGTTTGCCATGGCCTACCGGATTGATGGTCCGGTTGCGACGCCGACCATTACGGTGAATTCCCTGTCCGCCCTGACGCCTGGTATTTTCCGCCGCGTGTTCGAGCCCGCTGAGGAAGATGCGCCGTCAACGGATGAATTGCTCAGTGCCGCTGAGGAGTCCGCGGGCCTTAACGAAGCCATCGATTTCGTATCAACGCCCGAATTGCTGCGGGAATATGAAGAGCGGCGGAAGAACCGAGTTGTCCCCTAA